One Streptomyces umbrinus genomic window, ATCACCACGGCCTGGGCCATCTGCGTCCACGACGGCGGCAGGTCGTGCTTGACGAGCGTGGTGGTCAGCAACTGGATGAGGACGGCACCGGCGACCGTGCCGCCGATCCGGACCCGGCCGCCGGACAGGGGCGTGCCGCCGACGACCACGGCGGTGATCGCCGACAGTTCCATCAGAGTGCCCAGCGAGGTCGGGTCACTGGCCGTCAGCCGGGCGGTGGCGAGGACGCCCGCCACCGCGGCCAGGGCGCCGGAGCAGGCGTACACCACGATGAGGACCCGGCGGACTGGCAGACCGGCGAGGCGGGCCGCCGGCCGGCTGTCGCCGATGGCGAGCAACTGCCGCCCGAAGGTCGTGCGACGCACCACGAAGGCCACCAACAGGGCGAGGCCGACGGCGATGAGGACGAGATACGGCACGCCCAGCACGTCGCCGGAGCCGAGCGCCGTCATGCCCGGATCGCGTACGTCCTTGAGCTGGGGGAGCAGAACCAGGGCCAGGCCGCGACAGGCGACCATGAGGGCGAGCGTGGCGACGATCGGCTGAACTCCCAGGTGGGCGACCAGCGTTCCGTTCGCGAGCCCGATCAGAGTGCCGCCCGCCACCGCCACGAGCACGGCGGCCCACGGCCCGTAGCCGAGATAGAGGGACAGCAGGGAAGTGGACAGGGCCATCACGGAACCCACCGACAGGTCGACGCCCTCGGTGCCGATCGCCAGCGCCATGCCCAGCGCGACGATGAGCACGGGTGCGACCTGGACGGCCTGGGTGCGGAAGTTCTCCGCGGAGACGAAGTGATCGGTGAAGGCGAAGTTGAAGAGCAGGAGTGCGGCGACGCCCGCGTAGACGCCGTACTCCTGGAGCAGGCGCAGCAGCCGGTCGCGGCCCACCCGGCCCTGCGCGAGCGCGAGTTCAGTCATGGTGGCTCCCGGCGGGTTCGGCCGCGATGGCCCGCATCAACGCGTCCTCGGTGACGGCGTCGCCGGTCAACTCGTCCACCACCGCTCCGTCCTTGAGTACGAGGATCCGGTCGCTGCCCTCGATCAGCTCCTCGGTGTCGGAGGAGATCAGCAGCAC contains:
- a CDS encoding ABC transporter permease: MTELALAQGRVGRDRLLRLLQEYGVYAGVAALLLFNFAFTDHFVSAENFRTQAVQVAPVLIVALGMALAIGTEGVDLSVGSVMALSTSLLSLYLGYGPWAAVLVAVAGGTLIGLANGTLVAHLGVQPIVATLALMVACRGLALVLLPQLKDVRDPGMTALGSGDVLGVPYLVLIAVGLALLVAFVVRRTTFGRQLLAIGDSRPAARLAGLPVRRVLIVVYACSGALAAVAGVLATARLTASDPTSLGTLMELSAITAVVVGGTPLSGGRVRIGGTVAGAVLIQLLTTTLVKHDLPPSWTQMAQAVVIVGAVYAARERGKR